A genomic stretch from Triplophysa dalaica isolate WHDGS20190420 chromosome 4, ASM1584641v1, whole genome shotgun sequence includes:
- the LOC130419504 gene encoding iron-sulfur cluster assembly scaffold protein IscU-like: MGAVDNTFSVIMALAAATKRCASSALFHRLLSLPEFRSACPYHKKVVDHYENPRNVGSLDKRAKNVGTGLVGAPACGDVMKLQIQVDDNGKIVDARFKTFGCGSAIASSSLATEWVKGKSVDEALKIKNTEIAKELCLPPVKLHCSMLAEDAIKAALADYRLKQKDDKERLAEARN; the protein is encoded by the exons ATGGGTGCGGTAGACAATACGTTTTCGGTCATCATGGCGTTAGCAGCGGCAACCAAACGCTGTGCATCTTCAGCACTGTTTCACAGATTATTGTCATTACCAGAATTTAGATCAGCCTGCCCTTATCATAAAAAG GTGGTAGACCATTATGAGAACCCCAGAAATGTTGGTTCCCTTGACAAAAGAGCCAAGAATGTGGGCACTGGTTTGGTAGGCGCACCTGCATGCGGGGATGTTATGAAACTACAG ATTCAGGTGGATGACAATGGAAAGATAGTGGATGCCCGATTCAAAACATTTGGCTGTGGCTCAGCCATTGCATCCAGCTCTTTGGCCACAGAGTGGGTGAAGGGAAAATCG GTTGATGAagctcttaaaataaaaaacacagagattgCCAAAGAACTTTGTCTTCCACCAGTCAAACTACATTGCTCGA TGCTTGCAGAAGATGCGATCAAGGCTGCATTAGCAGACTACAGACTTAAACAAAAAGACGACAAGGAGAGGCTGGCCGAAGCTAGAAATTAA
- the LOC130419503 gene encoding transmembrane protein 119-like, with protein MSLSNSLRYLCVLTIALWCSTCFSEAIPFNASMEGSGDEPELIFPIPRTTHIPPSPSPAPNITATFIRIKDFIFNDLVDFLKENMLLIIVVTCLLVVIIFIVCCASAMSHKRKLEAYYPPKTYTPRKYINQPNKAMEKPQQTKPHHQDGQTTSGKPLREPTKALVGEKEGKDPRPKPKEVQQVVDVEEVEMQKDEPKNPPPSTSNGTSSQPLVCTCHLRNANPSIA; from the coding sequence ATGTCACTCTCCAACTCTCTGCGATATCTCTGTGTGCTCACGATTGCTCTTTGGTGCAGCACTTGCTTCTCTGAAGCCATCCCGTTCAACGCATCCATGGAGGGCAGCGGAGACGAACCCGAACTCATCTTCCCCATCCCTCGAACCACACACATCCCCCCATCCCCCTCCCCTGCTCCAAACATTACCGCCACCTTCATCCGCATCAAAGACTTCATCTTCAACGACTTGGTGGACTTCCTGAAAGAAAACATGCTCCTCATCATCGTCGTGACTTGTCTCTTAGTAGTTATTATCTTCATCGTCTGCTGTGCCTCAGCAATGAGCCACAAACGCAAGCTGGAGGCCTATTATCCACCGAAGACCTACACACCCAGGAAATACATAAATCAACCAAATAAAGCCATGGAGAAGCCACAGCAGACTAAGCCCCATCACCAGGATGGCCAGACGACTAGCGGCAAGCCCCTACGAGAACCCACTAAAGCATTAGTGGGGGAAAAGGAAGGGAAAGACCCACGGCCCAAGCCAAAGGAAGTCCAGCAGGTGGTGGATGTTGAAGAGGTGGAGATGCAGAAAGATGAACCAAAGAACCCTCCACCGAGCACCTCAAATGGCACCTCCAGTCAGCCTCTGGTCTGTACTTGTCACCTAAGAAATGCCAATCCTTCCATAGCATGA
- the LOC130419214 gene encoding P-selectin glycoprotein ligand 1-like, translating to MTMVTNRLCLSVLVLLLAASTSVRSRYLRMKRDIGLNPMFTKNNDSTANVTEAQAIQLTTVQPLASYTTHATEETGDISRMSSDHQHASDMNHTRESKVNETSEKSNHTAGTESMTVHPSKGNETTLYTQAPVRNASTGRITQTGSTAPTLPASPLPGKVTEMHTTASKAKTTTTKQTSKALPCPTASLNRDGLVSRCLIAIASVAAVTTIFIISTICLATKLSTYRYRYKSRLLQETEMVCISALMNDTDHPVPKPRHPKSNGALIPNGEDGDPDGDNLTLNSFLPDTEGPL from the coding sequence ATGACAATGGTGACTAATCGGCTGTGTTTGTCAGTTCTTGTTTTGCTGCTCGCTGCGAGCACTTCGGTCAGGTCAAGATATCTCCGGATGAAGAGGGATATCGGTCTCAACCCAATGTTCACAAAAAACAATGACAGTACAGCAAATGTAACTGAAGCTCAGGCTATACAGTTGACCACTGTACAACCTTTGGCTTCATACACAACACATGCGACAGAGGAAACTGGAGATATCTCAAGGATGAGCTCGGATCATCAACATGCCTCAGATATGAACCACACCCGAGAAAGCAAAGTGAACGAGACTTCTGAAAAAAGTAACCACACTGCAGGAACTGAGAGTATGACGGTCCATCCGTCAAAAGGTAATGAGACAACTTTGTACACCCAAGCACCCGTAAGAAATGCCAGTACTGGACGCATTACACAAACAGGAAGTACTGCCCCCACGCTTCCTGCTTCGCCACTGCCTGGTAAGGTGACTGAAATGCACACAACGGCTTCTAAAGCAAAAActaccactacaaaacagactTCAAAGGCTCTTCCGTGTCCCACCGCCTCTCTGAATAGAGATGGGCTCGTGAGCCGATGCCTTATCGCCATCGCCTCAGTAGCTGCCGTGACAACCATCTTCATCATTAGCACCATCTGTCTGGCTACGAAGCTCTCGacatacagatacagatacaaatCACGTCTTCTCCAGGAGACTGAGATGGTTTGTATTTCTGCTTTGATGAACGATACTGATCACCCTGTCCCGAAGCCGAGACACCCCAAAAGTAATGGAGCTTTAATCCCCAACGGTGAGGATGGAGATCCTGATGGAGATAATCTCACCCTCAACAGTTTTCTTCCTGATACAGAGGGCCCACTTTAG